One Bufo gargarizans isolate SCDJY-AF-19 chromosome 3, ASM1485885v1, whole genome shotgun sequence DNA segment encodes these proteins:
- the AZIN2 gene encoding antizyme inhibitor 2 produces the protein MPKYIQESDFTMVEEGFVARDLMEEIINDVSQTDDRDAFFVADLGDVVRKHLRFLKALPRVKPFYAMKCNSSRGVVQILAELGAGFDCASKAEIELVQGIGVKPENIIYANPCKQISQIKFAAKNGVQMMTFDNEVELSKVSRNHPNAKMVLRIATDDSKSSARLSVKFGAPLKSCRHLLEMAKNLNVDVIGVSFHVGSGCTDPKAYVQSISDARMVFEMASEFGYKMWLLDIGGGFPGTDDLRVHFEEMAAAINPALDLYFPEGSAVEIIAEPGRYYVASAFSLAVNIIAKKEVCLDSSGSDDEENYPNKNIMYYVNDGVYGSFNCIFFDHAHPKPILHKKPSPDQPLYSSSLWGPTCDGLDQIADNLQLPELQVGDWLLFDNMGAYTVAASSTFNGFQQTCIHYAMPRAAWDAVQLLQKGFHPDEEKENISAPMSCGWEISDSLLNACICTSQNNLAPAF, from the exons ATGCCCAAGTACATCCAGGAGTCTGACTTCACCATGGTGGAGGAAGGCTTTGTGGCCAGAGACCTGATGGAGGAAATTATTAATGACGTCTCACAGACT GATGACAGGGAtgccttctttgttgcggatttgGGGGATGTAGTAAGGAAGCATCTGCGTTTTCTCAAAGCTCTGCCACGTGTGAAGCCTTTCTACGCCATGAAGTGTAACAGCAGCAGAGGAGTAGTCCAGATCCTGGCAGAACTAGGGGCAGGATTTGACTGCGCCAGCAAG GCAGAAATTGAATTGGTCCAAGGCATAGGTGTGAAGCCAGAAAACATAATTTATGCCAACCCTTGTAAGCAGATTTCCCAGATTAAATTTGCTGCCAAGAATGGAGTCCAGATGATGACTTTTGACAATGAAGTGGAGCTGTCCAAAGTGTCACGAAACCACCCAAATGCCAA GATGGTACTCCGCATAGCTACGGATGACTCCAAGTCTTCTGCCAGACTTAGTGTGAAATTTGGGGCTCCGTTAAAATCATGCAGGCACCTTCTTGAAATGGCTAAGAATCTAAACGTTGATGTGATTGGTGTTAG TTTCCACGTGGGGAGCGGCTGTACGGATCCCAAAGCATATGTGCAGTCTATTTCAGATGCCAGGATGGTTTTTGAAATGGCATCAGAGTTTGGTTACAAGATGTGGCTGTTGGATATCGGCGGGGGCTTCCCTGGGACAGATGATTTAAGAGTTCATTTTGAAGAG ATGGCTGCTGCAATAAACCCAGCGCTAGACCTATATTTCCCTGAAGGCTCAGCTGTGGAGATCATTGCTGAACCTGGAAGATACTATGTAGCATCCGCTTTCTCTCTGGCTGTTAACATCATTGCTAAGAAGGAAGTGTGCTTGGACAGCTCTGGATCAGATG ATGAAGAAAACTATCCTAACAAGAACATCATGTATTATGTTAATGATGGCGTTTATGGATCATTTAACTGCATCTTCTTTGACCATGCTCATCCAAAACCCATTCTTCACAAG AAACCGTCTCCAGATCAGCCATTATACAGTAGCAGCTTGTGGGGACCAACATGTGATGGCTTAGATCAGATTGCAGATAATCTTCAGCTACCAGAGCTTCAAGTTGGTGACTGGCTCCTGTTTGATAACATGGGAGCTTACACAGTGGCCGCATCCTCCACATTCAACGGTTTTCAGCAAACCTGCATTCACTATGCCATGCCACGGGCAGCTTG GGATGCTGTTCAGCTCCTGCAGAAAGGATTCCATCCGGATGAAGAGAAGGAGAACATTAGTGCACCCATGTCCTGTGGCTGGGAGATTTCGGACTCTTTGCTTAACGCCTGCATTTGCACAAGCCAGAATAATCTAGCTCCTGCATTCTGA